The Niallia sp. Man26 genomic sequence AACACCCGAACGTAAAGCATACTACACATGCGTGTAGTAGGTTTTTCTGTTCGGGTGTTTTTGTGTTTAAAGGAGCTTTTTATTCATGAAAAAGGTACTTATAGCGGTTGGGGATCGTAATTATACAGAAATCTTGTGCGATGCTTTTGACAAGCATACAAGCCTATTCACCCTAGCTAATCAAGAGGTTTTACATAGACGATATTTAGAAGAAATTGTCGATCTCGAAACCCCAGATATTTTAATTATCCATGACCGTTACTTGGAAAGTTCCTTTGCGGAACAAGTGGATAGAGATAATGAATTGCTGGCCTACATTAGACAATGTCGTATCCAATACGATAATCAAATGCGTATTGTCTTTTTATGTGAACGCCCGACAAAAGATCCGTATCTTTCTACTTTAGTTAGTGTCGGTATCATGGATATCTTTAATCAAAACACCATTGATTTAGACCAGTTTATTCAACAGCTTTCAGAACCGCCTAAATTCTCTCAGGTAGAGAAGTACTTATCTACTACTATTCCTCTTTTTGCTGCTAAACAGGAAGAGGAGCGGTTGGAATTAGAAAAGCAAAAGGATAAAGAGAAGAAAGAAAAAACGGTTAGACCCGTTAAAGTAGTTGAAAAAAAGGTCATTCAGAAAGTGGTTGAAAAGAAAGTTGTTCAAAAGGTTGTAGAGAAAAAAGTAGTACAAAAAGTGGTTCAAAAGAATGTGATCAAGCGGGACTATAACATTCATGTACATAACAATACAGAGAAAGTAATTGGGATACCCGTTAAACGAAAAACAGTTTTAGTTGGAAGTCCCTCGGCAAGAAACGGCAGCTCCTTTGTTTCTCACCTTTTAGCAAGGAACATTGCGAGAACAGGTATCTCGGTTAGTTACATGGAGTCTCCACTAACTACTCCGTATACTTATGATCGTTTTTTTGGTACTCAATATGCTCCAAATTATAGGGGCCTCTTTCAAGAATTAATAATGGAATATAAAATTCCAAACCAGACAAGTGAATGGACGAAAGATGGTGTTCAAATCATCTGCCAAAACCCAACATCAGATTATGAAGCTCCAAATGACATTTCATTGGAGACATTTATAAAGGTTCTATATTCCAGTGATGCTTTAATTAACATCATTGATATCGGAACGAGCTGGGATAAAGAAATTACGAAAGACTTATTGGATATTGCGGATATTGCATTAATGGTAGTGACTCCAGATGTTCCGCTTCTGCAACAACTAGAAGAGAGTCCAAAGCTGAAGTCGATCATCCAATCTGAAAAGCTTCATTTTATTGGTAATCGCTTTTCAGAAGGGATAACCAATAATCCATTAATTAAGGATTTACTAGCAGAGAAATTGATTTTAACCTTGCCTTCCTTTATAGATACGGATGTTTTCCAAGCACAATATCAAGGAGTTTTCCTAAATGATCAAAAGGACTATCCATTGAAAATATCCAACCTGTTCTCACCTATAACGGAGCTGCTTCTACCAAAAGAAGTATTAACCAATAAAACGAAAGGTGGATTCTTAAGAAGTATATTCCATAAAAAAATCTCTATCCAAAAATCAAATCAGGAGGCAAAACAAAATAATGAAGTTTTTAAATAGACCCTCTGTCAAAATTACTCTCGGCTTGATGACTGCACTTTGTACAATAGCTTTCATCTTTGTCTACGATATGTTCTTACGAGATCGAATTGATTCAGTTGAAGTAGTAGTAGTGAAAGCCAATGAGGAAATACAAAAAAGCGAAAAAATAACTGCAGATAAGATTACTACTGAAAGAAGACCAAAGGAAACCCTTATTAGCAATGTAGTACTAGCCAAAGATATCAATTCCATTATCGGCATAGATTCTAGCCAATTAATTGATGGTAACTCGATGATATCTGGCAATATGTTGGATGTGGAAGAAATCGTTCCAAATAAAGAAGAGGGAGAAGCGATTCGACCTATCACGAAGGATATGATTTACGCACAGCCAGGCTCTCTTAGAAGGAAAGATACCGTAGATATTTATCTAGTGAGCAAAGATGGTTCCAATAGTATGCAAGAAGATGGCTCGTCCAGTAAAAATTCAAAAGGTAGTGAAAAAGCTTCTACCAGTGCTATGCCATTTTTAGAAGATGTCAAAGTAGTATACGTAAAGGATTCTGGTAACAAAGAAGTCGTCTCTGCAACTACAGAAGAAACTACCGAGGATCAAAGGTTAAATGCTACATCAACTATCAGTGATCTAGAAGTAATCCTAAATGATGAAGATTTTACGATGTTAATGGACCAAGTGTTAGGGAATGAAGCTAAGCTCTATATCACTTATTAATGAAGGAGGCTAAAAACATGAAGTTACTTATTGTTTCAAAAAACTCAACGTATAAACAGTTATTTGAGAAACGGGAAGAGGGGCTGACCGCCTTTCTTACTAGCTCATTATCTAATACAGAAAAAAACATTGATGCCATTTTTTTAGATGGTGAAATGATACAAATCGATGATTTAAACCATATTAGAGAGCTATATCCTAATCAGACTATTTTCTTCAAACCAGTTGCATTAAAGAGTGATATTTTAACGAAACGAATTTCGAAAGTAGCAGCAGCTGTTAAAATCCATGTCATGAATGAGTACAGTACGGAGGAACAGCTCGTAGACGAAATTACAGCTAGATTATTTGAAAAAGATAATACCTCTACCAAAAGAATTATTAGCTTTTTCGGAACACATAGTGGAGCAGGAGTCACTACAACGGTTCTAAATCTTGCTCGTTCTTTATCTCAAAAAACAGATGAAAAGGTATTAGTATTGAGTCTTAACAGTTGGGACCCAGCTGATTATCTTTACCATTATGAAGGCCAATATTTGAATGATTTGAAAGTAGATCTTAACCTAAAGAATTTAACGGTACAGAGATTGTCAGAAGCAATCCATTACAATGACTCTTTCTATCACTTAGCAGGAAATCGAGATATTAAATTGCAGAGAATGTACCAACCATATGAGATTGAACATCTAATCCAGGTAGCACAGCAAATATTCGATGTTATTTTGATTGATGCAGGTACTCATTTTGATACTGCTCCAACCGTTCAGTCTTACCTATCTAGTGGTTTAAAATTCTTAGTAACTAATCAGGAAGTAAAGGGTTACCGTGGTTACTTCCCTTATGTCTTT encodes the following:
- a CDS encoding ParA family protein; translation: MKLLIVSKNSTYKQLFEKREEGLTAFLTSSLSNTEKNIDAIFLDGEMIQIDDLNHIRELYPNQTIFFKPVALKSDILTKRISKVAAAVKIHVMNEYSTEEQLVDEITARLFEKDNTSTKRIISFFGTHSGAGVTTTVLNLARSLSQKTDEKVLVLSLNSWDPADYLYHYEGQYLNDLKVDLNLKNLTVQRLSEAIHYNDSFYHLAGNRDIKLQRMYQPYEIEHLIQVAQQIFDVILIDAGTHFDTAPTVQSYLSSGLKFLVTNQEVKGYRGYFPYVFHQLIEPAGGSADDFLLIINKYQPGNTLINEKDLEDELNMVKISTIPDVKELGTMAAYQRKLLYDFTESAYSKEIDFLSKLIISEGNISESINPIGKTKEKRGLFSLFN